In Danaus plexippus chromosome 28, MEX_DaPlex, whole genome shotgun sequence, a genomic segment contains:
- the LOC133319791 gene encoding uncharacterized protein LOC133319791, producing the protein MSRTIPIYIFIFIQMSLARAWNSGLYSRSTGSTFRTYSGSPGGQFFISAQPYLKVMPTVEFLPAFGTIDDITAGSHEVDERCNMDQEMDENEFEKEESNVEELVIDPQEELAGIYENGDYNIPIDTKSSENTDPEI; encoded by the exons ATGTCACGAACGAtacccatatatattttcatttttatacag ATGTCACTGGCGAGGGCCTGGAATTCCGGGTTATATTCCAGATCTACAGGTTCAACATTTCGCACGTACAGCGGAAGCCCAGGTGgacagttttttatttccgCACAACCCTATTTGAAGGTGATGCCAACAGTGGAATTTTTACCTGCCTTTGGGACTATAGAT GATATTACGGCGGGATCACACGAAGTTGATGAAAGATGTAACATGGACCAAGAAATGGATgaaaatgaatttgaaaaagaAGAGAGTAATGTAGAAGAATTAGTTATTGATCCACAAGAAGAGTTGGCAGGCATATATGAGAACGGAGATTATAATATACCAATTGATACGAAATCCTCTGAGAATACGGACCCGGAAATCTAG
- the LOC116776115 gene encoding uncharacterized protein LOC116776115 translates to MLTLALSDYTYARYQRRSPKTPYMTGLQNILGPDNERLIASKRKPIAEVVARNQMGMPNTLMARDGMPNMRAIQPKCPCQNEPMYQRIQEIPTIPAIPTMPTIPSPHMAVPNVPVVQPPLAVPSGPVAFPSGPVAYPSGPVAFPSGPVAFPPVPEITIPCPVPPVLQEPCPCREPAALVSPFLPAASPVSAMAPPTSNLLPPVIPSQNRHHFLRKIPIPPPTL, encoded by the coding sequence ATGTTAACATTGGCTTTGTCTGATTATACTTACGCGAGATACCAAAGACGATCCCCAAAAACGCCATATATGACAGGTCTCCAGAACATACTAGGCCCCGATAACGAGAGACTAATTGCATCAAAAAGGAAGCCAATAGCGGAAGTTGTTGCCAGAAATCAAATGGGTATGCCAAACACTTTAATGGCACGTGATGGAATGCCAAACATGAGAGCAATTCAACCAAAATGCCCTTGCCAAAATGAACCTATGTATCAGAGGATCCAAGAAATACCAACAATACCAGCAATACCTACAATGCCTACAATTCCATCACCCCACATGGCTGTACCAAATGTACCTGTTGTCCAACCGCCATTGGCTGTTCCATCAGGCCCAGTGGCATTTCCGTCAGGGCCGGTAGCATATCCGTCAGGGCCGGTAGCATTTCCGTCAGGGCCTGTAGCATTTCCGCCAGTGCCAGAAATTACGATTCCGTGCCCTGTTCCACCTGTGCTACAAGAACCCTGTCCGTGCCGTGAGCCCGCAGCTTTGGTTAGTCCATTTCTTCCCGCAGCATCTCCTGTATCTGCGATGGCACCACCAACATCAAATTTACTCCCACCCGTTATACCAAGTCAGAACAGACATCATTTCTTAAGAAAAATTCCCATACCACCACCgactttgtaa
- the LOC116776116 gene encoding protein FAM136A, giving the protein MVEAQKYRIEQEMTNLVNELDRSYLRKMQGDMHRCAANCCDDQQSSLERVHGCIEKCTTPLNQANNYVQNEINHLQNRLQRCVMDCNDSARDRLGPDPSQDTIDKATIQFENCAVKCVDKHIGLIPGMMKAMKKVLASGKPPPVTSN; this is encoded by the exons ATGGTCGAAGCTCAGAAATACAGAATAGAACAGGAAATGACAAATCTTGTTAATGAGTTAGACAGGAGTTATTTAAGAAAGATGCAG GGCGATATGCACAGATGTGCGGCAAACTGCTGCGACGATCAGCAATCATCGTTAGAGAGGGTTCACGGGTGTATAGAGAAGTGTACGACACCATTGAATCAGGCCAATAATTATGTACAA aacgaAATCAACCATCTCCAAAACAGACTTCAGCGTTGTGTGATGGATTGCAACGATTCAGCGAGGGACAGGCTCGGTCCGGACCCCAGCCAGGACACG ATCGACAAAGCGACTATACAGTTTGAGAATTGTGCGGTGAAGTGTGTGGACAAGCACATAGGTTTAATACCCGGTATGATGAAAGCTATGAAAAAAGTGCTAGCTAGCGGAAAACCACCGCCGGTGACAAGCAACTGA
- the LOC116776117 gene encoding uncharacterized protein LOC116776117: MEYRILTFLFASCYTVQSQLCVSSALPAFASPVTPKLITSPVVTTTVVDNSVSNALANALQLFIVSDLIQSRLGGSCAQNLCNGAVETISPGFAAVDVISPCAAAEIVAPAGILETITPNIYGGVTETITPIVRGYPDPISTNAYITETFVPNCYNGWTEKVTPLCGEVAANVFSPLCGGVSEIISPQTCGCGSLSPCGCASNNLYGLQDIAPVTLPNFGPNYFGAMPEVSLTSGPCNTNFLNNELMPPLLQNYGVGIPEMIIPNTFMPGFSEVIPSFGQNCYSNLPEVISPVPYTPCAEIISPNPFGPFPNEIITPIGPYGPLSAEMLIPPSIPAQLKCNIGYSNSFPCINFNVEPLPVESTY; the protein is encoded by the exons ATGGAGTACAGAATATTAACTTTTCTCTTCGCCTCCTGTTACACG GTCCAGTCACAGCTATGTGTAAGTAGTGCTCTGCCAGCGTTCGCTTCACCCGTAACACCTAAACTCATCACGTCTCCTGTAGTGACCACCACAGTTGTAGACAACTCAGTATCCAACGCTCTAGCAAACGCTCTTCAACTCTTTATAGTCAGCGATTTAATCCAATCCCGACTCGGCGGAAGTTGCGCTCAAAATCTATGCAACGGAGCTGTTGAAACAATATCACCTGGATTTGCAGCTGTAGATGTCATATCGCCATGCGCTGCAGCAGAAATAGTGGCACCAGCAGGCATATTAGAAACTATAACTCCGAATATTTATGGTGGTGTCACAGAGACTATAACCCCAATAGTGAGGGGTTACCCTGATCCAATTAGCACTAATGCTTATATTACAGAGACTTTTGTCCCAAACTGCTATAATGGTTGGACTGAAAAAGTGACGCCGTTATGTGGAGAAGTTGCAGCAAACGTATTTAGCCCTCTATGTGGTGGTGTGTCAGAAATTATATCACCTCAAACCTGCGGCTGCGGTTCTTTATCTCCTTGTGGCTGTGCGTCGAATAATCTATATGGCTTACAGGACATAGCACCTGTGACCCTACCAAATTTCGGACCGAATTATTTCGGAGCAATGCCTGAGGTATCATTAACGAGTGGACCttgtaatacaaattttcttaataatgaGTTGATGCCACCTCTCCTGCAAAATTATGGCGTTGGGATTCCGGAGATGATAATCCCAAATACTTTTATGCCAGGTTTCTCTGAAGTCATCCCATCATTTGGCCAAAATTGTTACAGCAATTTGCCAGAAGTTATTTCTCCCGTACCCTACACTCCTTGCGCTGAAATAATTTCTCCAAATCCATTTGGACCATTCCCTAATGAGATTATAACCCCCATTGGGCCCTATGGGCCCTTATCTGCCGAAATGTTGATTCCTCCGAGTATTCCAGCCCAACTGAAGTGTAATATCGGGTACAGTAACTCCTTTCcctgtattaattttaacgtaGAACCATTACCTGTGGAgtctacttat